The Lates calcarifer isolate ASB-BC8 linkage group LG14, TLL_Latcal_v3, whole genome shotgun sequence genome has a segment encoding these proteins:
- the LOC108888791 gene encoding uncharacterized protein LOC108888791 isoform X41, protein MMFSSEVYNMDYGLIIFLLTGALVSVASAQTRQYHFVSTPLNWTEAQSFCRQVYTDLATIENTADVSAVNATTSNYTGQAWIGLYDDLVNSWRWSLDNSSFYGEGETEFRNWDLNPVQPNNQLGQQYCVVLYGGRLGTWGDTECSMELQFVCYAGIENGTLVYVIIDNQVNWTQAQRFCRENYVDLASIRNQTENDIITSISNGRFVWIGLYRNNLWSDGSTSLFRNWAAGQPDSGTDNCFTTSFSGSGQWSDDDCSLSLPFICFRTIPPNAEGFRSTGQDETSITLQWNKVNNNVSYILQFDGTEINITAPDGDGPVTHTVSSLTAGTKYTFTLFSVFEDVRSSGVSFTAVTVPSNAGGFRSTGQDETSITLQWNKVNNNVSFTLQFDGTEINITAPDGDGPVTHTVSSLTAATKYTFTLFSVFEDVRSSGVSVTAVTAPSNTGGFRSTGQDETSITLQWNKVNNNVSFTLQFDGTEINITAPDGDGPVTHTVSSLTAGTKYTFTLFSVFEDVRSSGVSVTAVTAPSNTGGFRSTGQDETSITLQWNKVNNNVSFTLQFDGTEINITAPDGDGPVTHTVSSLTAGTKYTFTLFSVFEDVRSSGVSVTAVTAPSNTGGFRSTGQDETSITLQWNKVNNNVSFTLQFDGTEINITAPDGDGPVTHTVSSLTAGTKYTFTLFSVFEDVRSSGVSVTAVTAPSNTGGFRSTGQDETSITLQWNKVNNNVSFTLQFDGTEINITAPDGDGPVTHTVSSLTAGTKYTFTLFSVFEDVRSSGVSVTAVTAPSNTGGFRSTGQDETSITLQWNKVNNNVSFTLQFDGTEINITAPDGDGPVTHTISSLTAGTKYTFTLFSVFEDVRSSGVSVTAVTAPSNTGGFRSTGQDETSITLQWNKVNNNVSFTLQFDGTEINITAPDGDGPVTHTVSSLTAGTKYTFTLFSVFEDVRSSGVSVTAVTAPSNTGGFRSTGQDETSITLQWNKVNNNVSFTLQFDGTEINITAPDGDGPVTHTVSSLTAGTKYTFTLFSVFEDVRSSGVSVTAVTAPSNTGGFRSTGQDETSITLQWNKVNNNVSFTLQFDGTEINITAPDGDGPVTHTISSLTAGTKYTFTLFSVFEDVRSSGVSVTAVTAPSNTGGFRSTGQDETSITLQWNKVNNNVSFTLQFDGTEINITAPDGDGPVTHTVSSLTAGTKYTFTLFSVFEDVRSSGVSVTAVTAPSNAGNFRSTGQDETSITLQWNKVNNNVSYILQFDGTEINITAPDGDGPVTHTVSSLTAGTKYTFTLFSVLEDIRSSGVSFTAVTAPSNTGGFRSTGQDETSITLQWNKVNNNVSFTLQFDGTEINITAPDGDGPVTHTVSSLTAGTKYTFTLFSVFEDVRSSGVSVTAVTAPSNTGGFRSTGQDETSITLQWNKVNNNVSFTLQFDGTEINITAPDGDGPVTHTVSSLTAGTKYTFTLFSVFEDIRSSGVSFTAVTAPSNAGNFRSTGQDETSITLQWNKVNNNVSYILQFDGTEINITAPDGDGPVTHTVSSLTAGTKYTFTLFSVFEDVRSSGVSFTAVTGEILNFFSVLLM, encoded by the exons ATGATG ttttcttCAGAGGTTTATAACATGGATTATGGGCTGATCATCTTTTTGCTCACAG gaGCATTGGTCAGTGTTGCCTCTGCCCAAACTCGTCAGTATCACTTTGTGAGCACGCCACTGAACtggactgaagctcagagctTCTGCCGACAGGTCTATACTGACCTGGCCACCATagaaaacacagctgatgtCAGTGCCGTTAATGCTACTACATCAAACTACACAG GCCAGGCTTGGATAGGTCTCTATGATGATTTGGTAAACAGCTGGAGATGGTCCCTGGATAACAGCAGCTTCTAtggagaaggagaaacagagtTTAGAAATTGGGATTTGAATCCTGTTCAGCCCAACAATCAACTAGGACAACAGTACTGTGTGGTATTATATGGTGGCCGTTTGGGCACATGGGGAGACACTGAATGCAGCATGGAACTTCAGTTTGTGTGCTATGCTG GCATAGAAAATGGCACACTGGTCTATGTTATAATTGACAATCAGGTGAATTGGACTCAAGCTCAGAGATTCTGCAGGGAGAATTATGTTGACCTAGCCAG TATAAGaaatcagacagaaaatgacatcATCACAAGCATATCAAATGGGAGATTTGTGTGGATTGGTCTGTACCGGAATAACCTGTGGTCTGATGGGAGCACCTCTCTGTTTCGAAACTGGGCCGCTGGACAGCCAGACTCTGGGACAGATAACTGTTTCACCACATCATTCAGTGGCTCAGGACAGTGGTCAGATGATGATTGCTCCCTCAGCTTGCCATTCATCTGTTTCAGAACAA TTCCACCCAACGCAGAAGGCTTCAGATCAACAGGACAAGATGAGACCAGTATCactctgcagtggaataaaGTCAACAACAATGTCAGCTATATTCTCCAGTTTGATGGGACAGAGATAAACATCACTGCACCAGATGGAGATGGACCAGTAACTCACACAGTCTCATCTCTCACTGCTGGAACCAAAtacacattcactctcttctctgtgtttgaggacGTCAGAAGCAGTGGAGTAAGCTTTACTGCAGTCACTG TTCCTTCAAATGCAGGAGGCTTCAGGTCAACAGGACAAGATGAGACCAGTATCactctgcagtggaataaaGTCAACAACAATGTCAGCTTTACTCTCCAGTTTGATGGTACAGAGATAAACATCACTGCACCAGATGGAGATGGACCAGTAACTCACACAGTCTCATCTCTCACTGCTGCAACCAAAtacacattcactctcttctctgtgtttgaggacGTCAGAAGCAGTGGAGTAAGCGTTACTGCAGTCACTG ctcctTCAAACACAGGAGGCTTCAGGTCAACAGGACAAGATGAGACCAGTATCactctgcagtggaataaaGTCAACAACAATGTCAGCTTTACTCTCCAGTTTGATGGAACAGAGATAAACATCACTGCACCAGATGGAGATGGACCAGTAACTCACACAGTCTCATCTCTCACTGCTGGAACCAAAtacacattcactctcttctctgtgtttgaggacGTCAGAAGCAGTGGAGTAAGCGTTACTGCAGTCACTG ctcctTCAAACACAGGAGGCTTCAGGTCAACAGGACAAGATGAGACCAGTATCactctgcagtggaataaaGTCAACAACAATGTCAGCTTTACTCTCCAGTTTGATGGAACAGAGATAAACATCACTGCACCAGATGGAGATGGACCAGTAACTCACACAGTCTCATCTCTCACTGCTGGAACCAAAtacacattcactctcttctctgtgtttgaggacGTCAGAAGCAGTGGAGTAAGCGTTACTGCAGTCACTG ctcctTCAAACACAGGAGGCTTCAGGTCAACAGGACAAGATGAGACCAGTATCactctgcagtggaataaaGTCAACAACAATGTCAGCTTTACTCTCCAGTTTGATGGAACAGAGATAAACATCACTGCACCAGATGGAGATGGACCAGTAACTCACACAGTCTCATCTCTCACTGCTGGAACCAAAtacacattcactctcttctctgtgtttgaggacGTCAGAAGCAGTGGAGTAAGTGTTACTGCAGTCACTG ctcctTCAAACACAGGAGGCTTCAGATCAACAGGACAAGATGAGACCAGTATCactctgcagtggaataaaGTCAACAACAATGTCAGCTTTACTCTCCAGTTTGATGGAACAGAGATAAACATCACTGCACCAGATGGAGATGGACCAGTAACTCACACAGTCTCATCTCTCACTGCTGGAACCAAAtacacattcactctcttctctgtgtttgaggacGTCAGAAGCAGTGGAGTAAGCGTTACTGCAGTCACTG ctcctTCAAACACAGGAGGCTTCAGGTCAACAGGACAAGATGAGACCAGTATCactctgcagtggaataaaGTCAACAACAATGTCAGCTTTACTCTCCAGTTTGATGGAACAGAGATAAACATCACTGCACCAGATGGAGATGGACCAGTAACTCACACAATCTCATCTCTCACTGCTGGAACCAAAtacacattcactctcttctctgtgtttgaggacGTCAGAAGCAGTGGAGTAAGTGTTACTGCAGTCACTG ctcctTCAAACACAGGAGGCTTCAGATCAACAGGACAAGATGAGACCAGTATCactctgcagtggaataaaGTCAACAACAATGTCAGCTTTACTCTCCAGTTTGATGGAACAGAGATAAACATCACTGCACCAGATGGAGATGGACCAGTAACTCACACAGTCTCATCTCTCACTGCTGGAACCAAAtacacattcactctcttctctgtgtttgaggacGTCAGAAGCAGTGGAGTAAGCGTTACTGCAGTCACTG ctcctTCAAACACAGGAGGCTTCAGGTCAACAGGACAAGATGAGACCAGTATCactctgcagtggaataaaGTCAACAACAATGTCAGCTTTACTCTCCAGTTTGATGGAACAGAGATAAACATCACTGCACCAGATGGAGATGGACCAGTAACTCACACAGTCTCATCTCTCACTGCTGGAACCAAAtacacattcactctcttctctgtgtttgaggacGTCAGAAGCAGTGGAGTAAGCGTTACTGCAGTCACTG ctcctTCAAACACAGGAGGCTTCAGGTCAACAGGACAAGATGAGACCAGTATCactctgcagtggaataaaGTCAACAACAATGTCAGCTTTACTCTCCAGTTTGATGGAACAGAGATAAACATCACTGCACCAGATGGAGATGGACCAGTAACTCACACAATCTCATCTCTCACTGCTGGAACCAAAtacacattcactctcttctctgtgtttgaggacGTCAGAAGCAGTGGAGTAAGTGTTACTGCAGTCACTG ctcctTCAAACACAGGAGGCTTCAGATCAACAGGACAAGATGAGACCAGTATCactctgcagtggaataaaGTCAACAACAATGTCAGCTTTACTCTCCAGTTTGATGGAACAGAGATAAACATCACTGCACCAGATGGAGATGGACCAGTAACTCACACAGTCTCATCTCTCACTGCTGGAACCAAAtacacattcactctcttctctgtgtttgaggacGTCAGAAGCAGTGGAGTAAGCGTTACTGCAGTCACTG ctcctTCAAATGCAGGAAACTTCAGGTCAACAGGACAAGATGAGACCAGTATCactctgcagtggaataaaGTCAACAACAATGTCAGCTATATTCTCCAGTTCGATGGTACAGAGATAAACATCACTGCACCAGATGGAGATGGACCAGTAACTCACACAGTCTCATCTCTCACTGCTGGAACCAAAtacacattcactctcttctctgtgctTGAGGACATCAGAAGCAGTGGAGTAAGCTTTACTGCAGTCACTG ctcctTCAAACACAGGAGGCTTCAGGTCAACAGGACAAGATGAGACCAGTATCactctgcagtggaataaaGTCAACAACAATGTCAGCTTTACTCTCCAGTTTGATGGTACAGAGATAAACATCACTGCACCAGATGGAGATGGACCAGTAACTCACACAGTCTCATCTCTCACTGCTGGAACCAAAtacacattcactctcttctctgtgtttgaggacGTCAGAAGCAGTGGAGTAAGCGTTACTGCAGTCACTG ctcctTCAAACACAGGAGGCTTCAGGTCAACAGGACAAGATGAGACCAGTATCactctgcagtggaataaaGTCAACAACAATGTCAGCTTTACTCTCCAGTTTGATGGAACAGAGATAAACATCACTGCACCAGATGGAGATGGACCAGTAACTCACACAGTCTCATCTCTCACTGCTGGAACCAAAtacacattcactctcttctctgtgtttgaggacATCAGAAGCAGTGGAGTAAGCTTTACTGCAGTCACTG
- the LOC108888791 gene encoding uncharacterized protein LOC108888791 isoform X1, protein MMFSSEVYNMDYGLIIFLLTGALVSVASAQTRQYHFVSTPLNWTEAQSFCRQVYTDLATIENTADVSAVNATTSNYTGQAWIGLYDDLVNSWRWSLDNSSFYGEGETEFRNWDLNPVQPNNQLGQQYCVVLYGGRLGTWGDTECSMELQFVCYAGIENGTLVYVIIDNQVNWTQAQRFCRENYVDLASIRNQTENDIITSISNGRFVWIGLYRNNLWSDGSTSLFRNWAAGQPDSGTDNCFTTSFSGSGQWSDDDCSLSLPFICFRTIPPNAEGFRSTGQDETSITLQWNKVNNNVSYILQFDGTEINITAPDGDGPVTHTVSSLTAGTKYTFTLFSVFEDVRSSGVSFTAVTVPSNAGGFRSTGQDETSITLQWNKVNNNVSFTLQFDGTEINITAPDGDGPVTHTVSSLTAATKYTFTLFSVFEDVRSSGVSVTAVTAPSNTGGFRSTGQDETSITLQWNKVNNNVSFTLQFDGTEINITAPDGDGPVTHTVSSLTAGTKYTFTLFSVFEDVRSSGVSVTAVTAPSNTGGFRSTGQDETSITLQWNKVNNNVSFTLQFDGTEINITAPDGDGPVTHTVSSLTAGTKYTFTLFSVFEDVRSSGVSVTAVTAPSNTGGFRSTGQDETSITLQWNKVNNNVSFTLQFDGTEINITAPDGDGPVTHTVSSLTAGTKYTFTLFSVFEDVRSSGVSVTAVTAPSNTGGFRSTGQDETSITLQWNKVNNNVSFTLQFDGTEINITAPDGDGPVTHTVSSLTAGTKYTFTLFSVFEDVRSSGVSVTAVTAPSNTGGFRSTGQDETSITLQWNKVNNNVSFTLQFDGTEINITAPDGDGPVTHTISSLTAGTKYTFTLFSVFEDVRSSGVSVTAVTAPSNTGGFRSTGQDETSITLQWNKVNNNVSFTLQFDGTEINITAPDGDGPVTHTVSSLTAGTKYTFTLFSVFEDVRSSGVSVTAVTAPSNTGGFRSTGQDETSITLQWNKVNNNVSFTLQFDGTEINITAPDGDGPVTHTVSSLTAGTKYTFTLFSVFEDVRSSGVSVTAVTAPSNTGGFRSTGQDETSITLQWNKVNNNVSFTLQFDGTEINITAPDGDGPVTHTVSSLTAGTKYTFTLFSVFEDVRSSGVSVTAVTAPSNTGGFRSTGQDETSITLQWNKVNNNVSFTLQFDGTEINITAPDGDGPVTHTVSSLTAGTKYTFTLFSVFEDVRSSGVSVTAVTAPSNTGGFRSTGQDETSITLQWNKVNNNVSFTLQFDGTEINITAPDGDGPVTHTVSSLTAGTKYTFTLFSVFEDVRSSGVSVTAVTAPSNTGGFRSTGQDETSITLQWNKVNNNVSFTLQFDGTEINITAPDGDGPVTHTISSLTAGTKYTFTLFSVFEDVRSSGVSVTAVTAPSNTGGFRSTGQDETSITLQWNKVNNNVSFTLQFDGTEINITAPDGDGPVTHTVSSLTAGTKYTFTLFSVFEDVRSSGVSVTAVTAPSNAGNFRSTGQDETSITLQWNKVNNNVSYILQFDGTEINITAPDGDGPVTHTVSSLTAGTKYTFTLFSVLEDIRSSGVSFTAVTAPSNTGGFRSTGQDETSITLQWNKVNNNVSFTLQFDGTEINITAPDGDGPVTHTVSSLTAGTKYTFTLFSVFEDVRSSGVSVTAVTAPSNTGGFRSTGQDETSITLQWNKVNNNVSFTLQFDGTEINITAPDGDGPVTHTVSSLTAGTKYTFTLFSVFEDIRSSGVSFTAVTAPSNAGNFRSTGQDETSITLQWNKVNNNVSYILQFDGTEINITAPDGDGPVTHTVSSLTAGTKYTFTLFSVFEDVRSSGVSFTAVTGEILNFFSVLLM, encoded by the exons ATGATG ttttcttCAGAGGTTTATAACATGGATTATGGGCTGATCATCTTTTTGCTCACAG gaGCATTGGTCAGTGTTGCCTCTGCCCAAACTCGTCAGTATCACTTTGTGAGCACGCCACTGAACtggactgaagctcagagctTCTGCCGACAGGTCTATACTGACCTGGCCACCATagaaaacacagctgatgtCAGTGCCGTTAATGCTACTACATCAAACTACACAG GCCAGGCTTGGATAGGTCTCTATGATGATTTGGTAAACAGCTGGAGATGGTCCCTGGATAACAGCAGCTTCTAtggagaaggagaaacagagtTTAGAAATTGGGATTTGAATCCTGTTCAGCCCAACAATCAACTAGGACAACAGTACTGTGTGGTATTATATGGTGGCCGTTTGGGCACATGGGGAGACACTGAATGCAGCATGGAACTTCAGTTTGTGTGCTATGCTG GCATAGAAAATGGCACACTGGTCTATGTTATAATTGACAATCAGGTGAATTGGACTCAAGCTCAGAGATTCTGCAGGGAGAATTATGTTGACCTAGCCAG TATAAGaaatcagacagaaaatgacatcATCACAAGCATATCAAATGGGAGATTTGTGTGGATTGGTCTGTACCGGAATAACCTGTGGTCTGATGGGAGCACCTCTCTGTTTCGAAACTGGGCCGCTGGACAGCCAGACTCTGGGACAGATAACTGTTTCACCACATCATTCAGTGGCTCAGGACAGTGGTCAGATGATGATTGCTCCCTCAGCTTGCCATTCATCTGTTTCAGAACAA TTCCACCCAACGCAGAAGGCTTCAGATCAACAGGACAAGATGAGACCAGTATCactctgcagtggaataaaGTCAACAACAATGTCAGCTATATTCTCCAGTTTGATGGGACAGAGATAAACATCACTGCACCAGATGGAGATGGACCAGTAACTCACACAGTCTCATCTCTCACTGCTGGAACCAAAtacacattcactctcttctctgtgtttgaggacGTCAGAAGCAGTGGAGTAAGCTTTACTGCAGTCACTG TTCCTTCAAATGCAGGAGGCTTCAGGTCAACAGGACAAGATGAGACCAGTATCactctgcagtggaataaaGTCAACAACAATGTCAGCTTTACTCTCCAGTTTGATGGTACAGAGATAAACATCACTGCACCAGATGGAGATGGACCAGTAACTCACACAGTCTCATCTCTCACTGCTGCAACCAAAtacacattcactctcttctctgtgtttgaggacGTCAGAAGCAGTGGAGTAAGCGTTACTGCAGTCACTG ctcctTCAAACACAGGAGGCTTCAGGTCAACAGGACAAGATGAGACCAGTATCactctgcagtggaataaaGTCAACAACAATGTCAGCTTTACTCTCCAGTTTGATGGAACAGAGATAAACATCACTGCACCAGATGGAGATGGACCAGTAACTCACACAGTCTCATCTCTCACTGCTGGAACCAAAtacacattcactctcttctctgtgtttgaggacGTCAGAAGCAGTGGAGTAAGCGTTACTGCAGTCACTG ctcctTCAAACACAGGAGGCTTCAGGTCAACAGGACAAGATGAGACCAGTATCactctgcagtggaataaaGTCAACAACAATGTCAGCTTTACTCTCCAGTTTGATGGAACAGAGATAAACATCACTGCACCAGATGGAGATGGACCAGTAACTCACACAGTCTCATCTCTCACTGCTGGAACCAAAtacacattcactctcttctctgtgtttgaggacGTCAGAAGCAGTGGAGTAAGCGTTACTGCAGTCACTG ctcctTCAAACACAGGAGGCTTCAGGTCAACAGGACAAGATGAGACCAGTATCactctgcagtggaataaaGTCAACAACAATGTCAGCTTTACTCTCCAGTTTGATGGAACAGAGATAAACATCACTGCACCAGATGGAGATGGACCAGTAACTCACACAGTCTCATCTCTCACTGCTGGAACCAAAtacacattcactctcttctctgtgtttgaggacGTCAGAAGCAGTGGAGTAAGTGTTACTGCAGTCACTG ctcctTCAAACACAGGAGGCTTCAGATCAACAGGACAAGATGAGACCAGTATCactctgcagtggaataaaGTCAACAACAATGTCAGCTTTACTCTCCAGTTTGATGGAACAGAGATAAACATCACTGCACCAGATGGAGATGGACCAGTAACTCACACAGTCTCATCTCTCACTGCTGGAACCAAAtacacattcactctcttctctgtgtttgaggacGTCAGAAGCAGTGGAGTAAGCGTTACTGCAGTCACTG ctcctTCAAACACAGGAGGCTTCAGGTCAACAGGACAAGATGAGACCAGTATCactctgcagtggaataaaGTCAACAACAATGTCAGCTTTACTCTCCAGTTTGATGGAACAGAGATAAACATCACTGCACCAGATGGAGATGGACCAGTAACTCACACAATCTCATCTCTCACTGCTGGAACCAAAtacacattcactctcttctctgtgtttgaggacGTCAGAAGCAGTGGAGTAAGTGTTACTGCAGTCACTG ctcctTCAAACACAGGAGGCTTCAGATCAACAGGACAAGATGAGACCAGTATCactctgcagtggaataaaGTCAACAACAATGTCAGCTTTACTCTCCAGTTTGATGGAACAGAGATAAACATCACTGCACCAGATGGAGATGGACCAGTAACTCACACAGTCTCATCTCTCACTGCTGGAACCAAAtacacattcactctcttctctgtgtttgaggacGTCAGAAGCAGTGGAGTAAGCGTTACTGCAGTCACTG ctcctTCAAACACAGGAGGCTTCAGGTCAACAGGACAAGATGAGACCAGTATCactctgcagtggaataaaGTCAACAACAATGTCAGCTTTACTCTCCAGTTTGATGGAACAGAGATAAACATCACTGCACCAGATGGAGATGGACCAGTAACTCACACAGTCTCATCTCTCACTGCTGGAACCAAAtacacattcactctcttctctgtgtttgaggacGTCAGAAGCAGTGGAGTAAGCGTTACTGCAGTCACTG ctcctTCAAACACAGGAGGCTTCAGGTCAACAGGACAAGATGAGACCAGTATCactctgcagtggaataaaGTCAACAACAATGTCAGCTTTACTCTCCAGTTTGATGGAACAGAGATAAACATCACTGCACCAGATGGAGATGGACCAGTAACTCACACAGTCTCATCTCTCACTGCTGGAACCAAAtacacattcactctcttctctgtgtttgaggacGTCAGAAGCAGTGGAGTAAGCGTTACTGCAGTCACTG ctcctTCAAACACAGGAGGCTTCAGGTCAACAGGACAAGATGAGACCAGTATCactctgcagtggaataaaGTCAACAACAATGTCAGCTTTACTCTCCAGTTTGATGGAACAGAGATAAACATCACTGCACCAGATGGAGATGGACCAGTAACTCACACAGTCTCATCTCTCACTGCTGGAACCAAAtacacattcactctcttctctgtgtttgaggacGTCAGAAGCAGTGGAGTAAGTGTTACTGCAGTCACTG ctcctTCAAACACAGGAGGCTTCAGATCAACAGGACAAGATGAGACCAGTATCactctgcagtggaataaaGTCAACAACAATGTCAGCTTTACTCTCCAGTTTGATGGAACAGAGATAAACATCACTGCACCAGATGGAGATGGACCAGTAACTCACACAGTCTCATCTCTCACTGCTGGAACCAAAtacacattcactctcttctctgtgtttgaggacGTCAGAAGCAGTGGAGTAAGCGTTACTGCAGTCACTG ctcctTCAAACACAGGAGGCTTCAGGTCAACAGGACAAGATGAGACCAGTATCactctgcagtggaataaaGTCAACAACAATGTCAGCTTTACTCTCCAGTTTGATGGAACAGAGATAAACATCACTGCACCAGATGGAGATGGACCAGTAACTCACACAATCTCATCTCTCACTGCTGGAACCAAAtacacattcactctcttctctgtgtttgaggacGTCAGAAGCAGTGGAGTAAGTGTTACTGCAGTCACTG ctcctTCAAACACAGGAGGCTTCAGATCAACAGGACAAGATGAGACCAGTATCactctgcagtggaataaaGTCAACAACAATGTCAGCTTTACTCTCCAGTTTGATGGAACAGAGATAAACATCACTGCACCAGATGGAGATGGACCAGTAACTCACACAGTCTCATCTCTCACTGCTGGAACCAAAtacacattcactctcttctctgtgtttgaggacGTCAGAAGCAGTGGAGTAAGCGTTACTGCAGTCACTG ctcctTCAAATGCAGGAAACTTCAGGTCAACAGGACAAGATGAGACCAGTATCactctgcagtggaataaaGTCAACAACAATGTCAGCTATATTCTCCAGTTCGATGGTACAGAGATAAACATCACTGCACCAGATGGAGATGGACCAGTAACTCACACAGTCTCATCTCTCACTGCTGGAACCAAAtacacattcactctcttctctgtgctTGAGGACATCAGAAGCAGTGGAGTAAGCTTTACTGCAGTCACTG ctcctTCAAACACAGGAGGCTTCAGGTCAACAGGACAAGATGAGACCAGTATCactctgcagtggaataaaGTCAACAACAATGTCAGCTTTACTCTCCAGTTTGATGGTACAGAGATAAACATCACTGCACCAGATGGAGATGGACCAGTAACTCACACAGTCTCATCTCTCACTGCTGGAACCAAAtacacattcactctcttctctgtgtttgaggacGTCAGAAGCAGTGGAGTAAGCGTTACTGCAGTCACTG ctcctTCAAACACAGGAGGCTTCAGGTCAACAGGACAAGATGAGACCAGTATCactctgcagtggaataaaGTCAACAACAATGTCAGCTTTACTCTCCAGTTTGATGGAACAGAGATAAACATCACTGCACCAGATGGAGATGGACCAGTAACTCACACAGTCTCATCTCTCACTGCTGGAACCAAAtacacattcactctcttctctgtgtttgaggacATCAGAAGCAGTGGAGTAAGCTTTACTGCAGTCACTG